Proteins found in one Pocillopora verrucosa isolate sample1 chromosome 12, ASM3666991v2, whole genome shotgun sequence genomic segment:
- the LOC131785102 gene encoding required for excision 1-B domain-containing protein, with amino-acid sequence MSHKELIKQFFTLQEERVKTYRTFDSGFKEYLASALDYDFPSYRQLVHDITQKFNKISSDVITIETKLREAGYTSIAELIRKIQLKEKEKLELTAQFQIAQQNSASDPSNESKAGETTAVKLSLQKLVDLIVELLEELKYEAEDILLEDT; translated from the exons ATGAGTCATAAGGAACTGATCAAGCAGTTTTTTACTCTTCAAGAAGAAAGGGTAAAGACGTACAGAACATTTGACAG CGGTTTCAAAGAATATCTTGCGAGTGCTCTTGACTATGACTTCCCATCATATCGGCAACTGGTGCATGACATAACACAGAAATTCAATAAGATATCGAGTGATGTTATTACAATTGAAACAAAGTTAAGGGAGGCTGGATATACCAGTATTGCAGAACTAATCAGAAAAATtcaactgaaagaaaaagagaaactggAACTG ACAGCTCAGTTCCAAATAGCACAACAAAATTCTGCATCAGATCCTTCCAATGAAAGTAAAGCTGGTGAGACAACTGCAGTTAAGTTAAG tctacAGAAGCTTGTGGATCTCATTGTTGAACTCCTAGAAGAATTGAAATATGAAGCTGAAGACATTCTGCTAGAAGACACTTAA
- the LOC131785101 gene encoding phosphatidylinositol-glycan biosynthesis class W protein isoform X1, with product MADHPDIPSNVTYKQLHERFVSDLNGTSVFEIGKVASAAPIGIFLRSILFNILFAKQENLTGSVFCCIVFLLEYCTLVVPSFLALTILADHINMLITTCLCLSMGMLFLQALNTSKLQKQKFQAILSADMSGRLPFIGSFRAYVVIATAICILAVDFVIFPRRFAKAETYGSGLMDMGVGAFIFSNAIVSQEARSVHSTETLSSFFGVLFRSLRSSLPLLVLGFLRLISVKGTDYQEHASEYGVHWNFFFTLFVVRVMSTVLVRFIPGHSWYGVTGITLAVLYQYLLSMGGLREFILNGTQGDGSRQGLLDANREGLCSCVGYLALYLIAVQFGKFLFCKRNTVRQWIKAFLILVTIDVTFYALVHISQQFVSPISRRMANLSFVLWQVGYNVQLISEFLLCDILITAANHLGLLEGAITGGCHVCYPGKVPDENGKTSRTKQKMPCTCFISAVNRNQLLFFLLSNVLTGMVNFSIKTIFCTPLKGFVIVGIYLMVLNFLISVLHLRGKTLKL from the exons ATGGCGGATCATCCAGACATTCCGTCGAATGTCACTTATAAACAGCTTCATGAACGGTTTGTGAGTGATTTGAATGGCACATCGGTGTTTGAAATCGGCAAAGTTGCTAGTGCTGCGccaattggtatttttcttagGTCAATCTTATTTAATATATTGTTTGCGAAGCAAGAAAACCTTACTGGTTCAGTCTTCTGTTG catAGTCTTTCTGTTGGAGTATTGTACCCTGGTGGTCCCCTCATTCCTGGCACTGACCATTCTGGCCGATCACATAAATATGCTAATTACAACCTGTTTATGTCTATCAATGGGAATGTTGTTCCTGCAAGCACTGAACACCAGTAAActtcaaaaacagaaatttcaaGCAATACTATCTGCTGACATGTCTGGAAGACTGCCTTTTATTGGAAGCTTCAGAGCGTATGTAGTGATTGCTACAGCCATCTGTATACTTGCTGTTGACTTTGTCATATTTCCTCGGCGCTTCGCCAAAGCAGAAACATATGGAAGTGGACTGATGGACATGGGAGTTGGAGCATTTATATTTTCTAATGCTATAGTATCACAAGAAGCAAGAAGTGTTCATTCAACTGAAACATTGAGCAGCTTTTTCGGGGTACTATTTAGATCTTTGAGGTCTTCTTTACCATTACTAGTACTTGGTTTTCTGCGTCTGATTTCTGTCAAAGGAACAGATTATCAAGAGCATGCAAGTGAGTACGGGGTTCACTGGAactttttcttcactttattTGTTGTAAGG GTAATGTCAACAGTGCTTGTTAGATTCATCCCTGGTCACAGCTGGTATGGTGTAACAGGAATTACTTTAGCTGTCTTGTATCAATACCTCCTTAGCATGGGTGGCTTGAGAGAGTTTATATTAAATGGAACACAAGGAGATGGATCACGCCAAGGATTACTGGATGCAAATAGAGAAGGCCTATGTTCGTGTGTTGGTTATTTAGCTCTGTACCTTATTGCTGTTCAGTTtggaaaatttctcttttgtaaACG GAACACTGTAAGACAGTGGATCAAAGCATTTTTAATCCTAGTCACCATTGATGTTACATTTTATGCATTGGTTCATATATCACAGCAGTTTGTCAGCCCTATTTCAAGAAGAATGGCAAACTTATCATTTGTCCTCTGGCAG GTGGGATACAATGTTCAACTTATCTCAGAGTTCTTGCTTTGTGATATACTGATAACCGCTGCAAATCACCTGGGCTTGCTTGAAGGCGCAATAACTGGAGGCTGTCATGTTTGTTATCCTGGAAAAGTCCCGGATGAGAATGGCAAAACGTCACGGACCAAGCAGAAGATGCCATGCACATGTTTCATATCAGCTGTTAACCGAAATCagcttttgttctttttgctttcaaatgtaTTAACGGGAATGGTGAACTTTTCCATAAAGACAATATTCTGTACTCCACTGAAGGGATTTGTAATAGTTGGTATTTACCTGATGGTgttaaactttttaatttctGTCTTACATCTACgagggaaaactttgaaactttaa
- the LOC131785101 gene encoding phosphatidylinositol-glycan biosynthesis class W protein isoform X2, which produces MAHRCLKSAKLLVLRQLVFFLGQSYLIYCLRSKKTLLVQSSVVFLLEYCTLVVPSFLALTILADHINMLITTCLCLSMGMLFLQALNTSKLQKQKFQAILSADMSGRLPFIGSFRAYVVIATAICILAVDFVIFPRRFAKAETYGSGLMDMGVGAFIFSNAIVSQEARSVHSTETLSSFFGVLFRSLRSSLPLLVLGFLRLISVKGTDYQEHASEYGVHWNFFFTLFVVRVMSTVLVRFIPGHSWYGVTGITLAVLYQYLLSMGGLREFILNGTQGDGSRQGLLDANREGLCSCVGYLALYLIAVQFGKFLFCKRNTVRQWIKAFLILVTIDVTFYALVHISQQFVSPISRRMANLSFVLWQVGYNVQLISEFLLCDILITAANHLGLLEGAITGGCHVCYPGKVPDENGKTSRTKQKMPCTCFISAVNRNQLLFFLLSNVLTGMVNFSIKTIFCTPLKGFVIVGIYLMVLNFLISVLHLRGKTLKL; this is translated from the exons ATGGCACATCGGTGTTTGAAATCGGCAAAGTTGCTAGTGCTGCGccaattggtatttttcttagGTCAATCTTATTTAATATATTGTTTGCGAAGCAAGAAAACCTTACTGGTTCAGTCTTCTGTTG TCTTTCTGTTGGAGTATTGTACCCTGGTGGTCCCCTCATTCCTGGCACTGACCATTCTGGCCGATCACATAAATATGCTAATTACAACCTGTTTATGTCTATCAATGGGAATGTTGTTCCTGCAAGCACTGAACACCAGTAAActtcaaaaacagaaatttcaaGCAATACTATCTGCTGACATGTCTGGAAGACTGCCTTTTATTGGAAGCTTCAGAGCGTATGTAGTGATTGCTACAGCCATCTGTATACTTGCTGTTGACTTTGTCATATTTCCTCGGCGCTTCGCCAAAGCAGAAACATATGGAAGTGGACTGATGGACATGGGAGTTGGAGCATTTATATTTTCTAATGCTATAGTATCACAAGAAGCAAGAAGTGTTCATTCAACTGAAACATTGAGCAGCTTTTTCGGGGTACTATTTAGATCTTTGAGGTCTTCTTTACCATTACTAGTACTTGGTTTTCTGCGTCTGATTTCTGTCAAAGGAACAGATTATCAAGAGCATGCAAGTGAGTACGGGGTTCACTGGAactttttcttcactttattTGTTGTAAGG GTAATGTCAACAGTGCTTGTTAGATTCATCCCTGGTCACAGCTGGTATGGTGTAACAGGAATTACTTTAGCTGTCTTGTATCAATACCTCCTTAGCATGGGTGGCTTGAGAGAGTTTATATTAAATGGAACACAAGGAGATGGATCACGCCAAGGATTACTGGATGCAAATAGAGAAGGCCTATGTTCGTGTGTTGGTTATTTAGCTCTGTACCTTATTGCTGTTCAGTTtggaaaatttctcttttgtaaACG GAACACTGTAAGACAGTGGATCAAAGCATTTTTAATCCTAGTCACCATTGATGTTACATTTTATGCATTGGTTCATATATCACAGCAGTTTGTCAGCCCTATTTCAAGAAGAATGGCAAACTTATCATTTGTCCTCTGGCAG GTGGGATACAATGTTCAACTTATCTCAGAGTTCTTGCTTTGTGATATACTGATAACCGCTGCAAATCACCTGGGCTTGCTTGAAGGCGCAATAACTGGAGGCTGTCATGTTTGTTATCCTGGAAAAGTCCCGGATGAGAATGGCAAAACGTCACGGACCAAGCAGAAGATGCCATGCACATGTTTCATATCAGCTGTTAACCGAAATCagcttttgttctttttgctttcaaatgtaTTAACGGGAATGGTGAACTTTTCCATAAAGACAATATTCTGTACTCCACTGAAGGGATTTGTAATAGTTGGTATTTACCTGATGGTgttaaactttttaatttctGTCTTACATCTACgagggaaaactttgaaactttaa